CCCGGAGTTGCGGGAATAGGTACGAAAGGCGCGCTGAAAATAATAGAGGCGGCAGGCTCAGTAAAAAATCTGCTCGAAAATCCGATGTCGGCAGGAAGCGAAAAATATGCGGAATTGATAAATAAAGACCGTGAAGCGCTCGAATTATCGTTCAAACTCACCGAACTGGCAACTGTGCCGATTGAATTGAGCGAAAAATCATTCGAACGAAAACAAGTTAATGCTGAAAAAGTAAAAGAAATCTTCAAAGAATTGGAATTTGAGCATTTTTTGCGGACAATAAAACTGCCTGATGTCGAAAAAGCCGAAGAGGCTGTTATGAATAATGTAAAGGCGCAAGTAATCGATACCGACGAAAAATTAGACGAACTCTTGAATTTAATAGAAAAATCGGGCTTTGTTTCGCTCGACACCGAAACGACATCTTTAGAAACCCGCTCGGCGGCAATCGTCGGAATTTCGTTTGCGGTTGCCGAAGACGAGGCGTTTTATATTCCGCTGGGACATTCTAATCTTATGGCGAAAAACTACTCCGTCGATAAAGCAGTGCAAAAAATTAAGCCTATACTCGAAAACGGAAACATAAAAAAAATCGGACAAAACTTAAAATACGACAGCCAAATTTTGCGAAATTACGGTATTTTTTTGGCGGGAATTTCATTTGACACTATGCTTGCCGCGTATATTTTGAACTCCACGCAAAAATTTAATTTGGAGGCGTTGGCGCTTAATTATTTGGGGCTTTCGTCGATTTCTATTTCGGAAATTATAGGAAAAGGGCGAAAAAAAGTCTCTTTTGCCGAAAGCGACATAGAGAGCGTTTTGGAATACGTCGCCGAGGATGTAATTTTGCCGCTGAAACTAAAAAAAGTGTTGGAAGACAGCTTCGACGCCGAGGCAAAAACGCTTTTTGAAACCATAGAAATGCCCGTATCGCTGGTTTTGGCGGATATGGAATACGAGGGAATAATGCTCGACAAAAAACTCTTTGCCACCCTCGAAAATAAATACAGTAAAGACTTGGCTGTAATTACCGAAGAGATATACTCGCTTGCCGATGAGAAGTTTAACTTAAATTCTCCGAGGCAACTCGCCGATATTTTGTTTGTGAAATTAGGTATTCCGCCCGTAAAAAAAACGCAGACAGGATTTTCGACCGACGCGGAAGTATTGGATAAAATAAAAAACCATCACCCGATTGTGCCGAAACTTTTGGAGTACCGCGAAAAGCAGAAACTTCTTTCGACTTATATTGTGGCTCTTCCCGCAAAATTAAATTATGTGTCGGGGCGTTTGCACACCTCGTTCAACCAAACGGGAACATCGACGGGAAGACTTTCGTCGAGCGACCCTAATTTGCAGAATATTCCCATA
This Chitinivibrionia bacterium DNA region includes the following protein-coding sequences:
- the polA gene encoding DNA polymerase I: MKNIIIIDGHALIYRSHYALISKPLITKKNQTTSAIFGFLAYIFKLEAMYPDASLVVVMDPKGKSFRNQIYSEYKAHRKPMPDELRSQIPIIADIVNALGFPLFAMEGFEADDLINTIAKYADKNTYCAKIVSGDKDLMQLVNDNISMLSPDKNSKFIEISTEQVVEKFGVSPDKIHDLLALMGDAADNIPGVAGIGTKGALKIIEAAGSVKNLLENPMSAGSEKYAELINKDREALELSFKLTELATVPIELSEKSFERKQVNAEKVKEIFKELEFEHFLRTIKLPDVEKAEEAVMNNVKAQVIDTDEKLDELLNLIEKSGFVSLDTETTSLETRSAAIVGISFAVAEDEAFYIPLGHSNLMAKNYSVDKAVQKIKPILENGNIKKIGQNLKYDSQILRNYGIFLAGISFDTMLAAYILNSTQKFNLEALALNYLGLSSISISEIIGKGRKKVSFAESDIESVLEYVAEDVILPLKLKKVLEDSFDAEAKTLFETIEMPVSLVLADMEYEGIMLDKKLFATLENKYSKDLAVITEEIYSLADEKFNLNSPRQLADILFVKLGIPPVKKTQTGFSTDAEVLDKIKNHHPIVPKLLEYREKQKLLSTYIVALPAKLNYVSGRLHTSFNQTGTSTGRLSSSDPNLQNIPIRTADGRVIRQGFVAGEGKVLLSADYSQIELRLLAHFSEDETLISAFKNGIDIHKQTAAKCFDVSPDEVDDNMRRMAKTINFGLMYGMGAHSLAENLGISFYEAKKFIETYFAQFPTVKNCIEKFKATARQNEFTKTLFGRKMPLSEINSENRMQQANAERVATNAPVQGSAADIVKVAMVNIHKRIKKENSSMKMLLQVHDEIVAEVPENEVELAKKILQEEMSSAAKLLVPLEVDIGVAKNWAEAH